In one window of Calypte anna isolate BGI_N300 chromosome 27, bCalAnn1_v1.p, whole genome shotgun sequence DNA:
- the TCAP gene encoding telethonin, with translation MLVPSTVVCSGGQLSGAHLGCQVREEDVGRHESFSAEWLDLELSTRPEDGWCRREVDRQHRETLEHRGEVRVLQQRSPWGLLRVGVLGQPLAQHLLPYARTLPLPLFAPQDLRGAKAGVPRTLSRSLSQEAQRG, from the exons atgttGGTGCCCAGCACTGTGGTCTGCAGCGGGGGGCAGCTCTCGGGTGCCCACCTGGGCTGCCAGGTCCGGGAGGAGGACGTGGGCAGGCACGAGAGCTTCAGCGCCGAGTGGCTGGAcctggagctcagcaccagGCCTGAGGATGG GTGGTGCCGGCGGGAGGTGGATCGGCAGCACCGGGAGACGCTGGAGCATCGCGGGGAGGTGCGGGTGCTGCAGCAGCGCTCgccctgggggctgctgaggGTGGGGGTCCTGGGGCAGCCTCTggcccagcacctcctgccctaTGCCCGcaccctccccctgcccctcttCGCCCCCCAGGACCTCCGTGGGGCCAAGGCCGGGGTCCCCCGCACCCTCTCCCGCTCCCTCTCCCAAGAGGCCCAGAGGGGCTGA